The window CGACCCCCAGGTCACCGGGGTGCCGCCGAAGGACCCCACCGCCCGCTCGGCCGAGGGGGAGGCCACCGCCGCGGTGCTGCGCACCCTTCTGGCGCAGGTCCGGGAGATCCTCGCCGGCGAGCCCGCCAACTTCCTCCTGCTGCGGGGCTTCGACACCCTGCGCGACCTGCCGCTGTTCCCTACCCGCTACCGGGTCCGGCCGCAGGGCATCGCCGTGTACCCCATGTACGCCGGCATCGCCCGCATCCTGGGCATGGACGTGGCGGTGGCCGCGGGCGGCCTGCCCGAGGAGCTGGACCTGCTGGCCGCCGCCTGGGCGGACCACGACTTCTTCTACTTCCACCACAAGGCGGCGGACTCCGCCGGCGAGGACGGCGACTTCGACCGCAAAGCCGCCGCCATCGAGGCAGTGGATGCGGCGATTCCGGCGATCCTCGACCTCGGCCCCGACGTCATCTGCGTCACCGGCGACCATGCCACCCCCAGCCAGCTCCGGGCGCACTCCTGGCACCCGGTCGCGGTGGTGATGCGGGGCCCCCGCATCGCGGTGGACGGCGTGACCGCCTTCGACGAAGAGGCCGCCCGGGCCGGGGGCCTCGGCCACGTCCTAGGCAAGGACCTGATGGCGCTGATGCTGGCGGGGGCGGGCCGCCTGATCAAGTACGGAGCGTAGCCAGCCACTCCACCACGACGGCCGCCAAGCCGGCCATCACCTCCGGTGCCGCCGCAGCCTTCCCGTCGGGAGATCGGGCAGCGCTGACCCCCAGCGAGTGGTCGCCTCCTTCCACCACGTGCAGGGTGGCTGGGGCGCCCAACGCCGGCAGATGCCGGCGCAGCAGCTCCAGGTTGCAGAACGGGTCGGCGGTCCCCTCCAGGAAGAGGCAGGGCACCCGGATCGACGGCCAGTGCGCCACCCGCACCGACTCTTCCCGCCCGGGGGCGTGGAGCGGGTACCCGTAGAACACCAGCCCGGCGGCCTCCAGGCCCCCGGCCACCGCCAAGGACGCTACCCGGCCGCCGTACGATTTCCCCCCGACCACCCAGGGGCCCGCCAGCACCTGCCGGCGAGCGTCCTCAATGGCTGCCCGGTACCCGTCCACGCTGCGCTCGGCGGCGGGCGGGGTGGCCCGGCCCGCCTCCCGGTAGGGCAGGTTGAACCGCAGTGCCAGGTACCCCCGGGCGGCCAGCCCACCCGCCAGGGCGGCCAGCCCGGCCCCTTGGAGGTCTCCGCCCGCACCGGGCGCCAGCGCCACCCCCAGCCGGGCCGCATCCGCGGCGGAGCGGTCGACCAGGGCGCTCACCAGCCCGTCCGGGGCGGGGGGGCCGGCGGCCAGGCGGAGCCGGCCGGCGCTCATGTCTGGCATCTTATTTTTGGCAAGACGGGCAGAAGTGTGTCGAGCGGTTGGTCCACCGGGCCCGGACGATCGGCGTCCCGCACCGGGCGCAGGGCTCACCTTCCCGGCCGTACACCATCAGGTAGCGGCGGTTGTCCCCGATGAGCCCGTAGGCATCCCGGTACTGCTCGTCGTCGGTGGAGGTCCCCCGGTGGTCGATCGCCGCCTGCAGGACGGGGTGGATGCTCCGGCGCAGCCGGTCCGATTCCGCCCGGGTGACCTCCCCGCTGAGGCGCAGCGGGCGCACCCGTGCCCGGAAGAGCGCCTCATCGGAGTAGATGTTGCCCAGGCCGGCGATCACCCGCTGGTCCATCAGCCGGGCCTTCACGGGCGTCCGGCGCCCGGTCAGCAACCCGGCGAACGCGGCGGGGCCGGGGAGGGCGTCCAGCGCGTCCGGCCCGAGGGCGCCGAGGGCCGGGACCAAACCGTCGGGCGCCACGTCGGTCAGGAACAGCTCCCCGAAGGTCCTCGGGTCCACGTAGCGGACCTCCTGCCCATCGGCGAGGGAGAGCACCACGTGCGTGTGGGGAGCGAGCGGGTCGGCGGCGCCGGCCACCAGCAGCCGGCCCGACATCCCCAGGTGCACCACCAGGGCGTACGGCCGGTCGAGGCGCACGATGAGGTACTTCCCGTGGCGGTCCACCGACTCCACCGTCGCCCCGCTGAGGCCGGCGGCCAGTTCGTGGGGGAACGGGTGGCGCCGGAGGACGCGACGGGCGTTGGGGGAGTCCAGCACCTCGCCCGCCGCAATCGTGGCACCGGGCAGCACGCCGGCGAGGTCGCGCCGGATCACCTCCACCTCAGGCAGCTCGGGCACGGGGCGAGTCTAGTGGCCCGGTTCCCCGCGCAGCCACGCGCCTATGCCATGCGAAACGTGTGGACATGACCGCCAATTTGAGCGGTCAAAAATACGATGGATTCCACATGTTTCCTCGGAACGCCCCGGCCTGGGGCCTGCCCCGGGGCCTTACGACTCCAGGCCGGCGGCCCGGGCAGCCTGGTCGAGCGCCCGTTCGGCCTCCTGCTGCGCCGAGGCGGCCGCCAGCGCCGCGAGGGCCTGCTGGGCGGCGGCCTGCTCCGCCTCCTTCTTGGAGCGGCCCCTACCCACGCCCTGCAGCTCGCCGTGCAGGAAGACCTTGGCCTCGAAGTGCTTGGCGTGGTCCGGGCCGCTCGAGGTGATGCGGTACTCCGGCACGTGGCCCCAGCTGCGGGCGGAGCGCTCCTGCAGGCTGGTCTTGTAGTCCCGGACGAGGCCCTGCTCGACGTGGGTGCGGATGTACTCCCCCACCAGAGCCGTGATCACCCGGCGGGTCCCCTCGATGCCCTGGTCCAGGTAGACCGCTCCGATCAGAGCCTCCAGGGCGTCGGCCAGGATCGATGACTTGTCCCGGCCGGAGGAGAGCTCCTCGCCCCGGCCGAGGTAAAGGTGCTCGCCCAGGCCGAGCTCCCGGGCGATGTCCGCGAGGATGACCATGTTGACCGTGGCCGCCCGCAGCTTCGCCATCTCGCCCTCGGGCAGGTGCGGGAACTGGGTGAAGATGATGTCGGTGACCACCAGGCCCAGGACGGCGTCGCCCAGGAACTCGAGGCGCTCGTTATTGGTGACGCCCCCGTGCTCGAAGGCATAGGAGCGGTGGGTCAGGGAGTCACGCAGGAGAGCGGGATCCCGGAACCGCAACCCGAGTCGATCCTCGAGGGACCTGGCGTCCCCGTCGTGTGCCAGACTCAAACTACTCGATCTCGACTACCTCGCGGCCGGCGTAATAGCCGCACCGTCCGCAGACCCGGTGGGGCATCTTCGGCGCGTGACACTGCGGGCAGGACGACTTCCCGGGCACCGCCAGCTTCCAGGTGGCCCGACGGCTGCGGGTGGTGGACCGCGACTTCTTGCGCTTCGGCAGTGGCATTCCTACGAACTCCTCTCCATCCCCAGCTCGCCGAGCGCCCGGAGTGCATCCAGGGGAGCCCAGCGCAGGTCCTCCAGCTTCTGACTGTGCCCGCAGTCCACCACGTTCCGGTCGCCGCCGCACGTGGGGCACAGGCCCTGGCACGCCTCGTCATGCAACGGGCGGGTCGGGATGGCGAGCACGATCACGTCGCGCACCAGCGGCTCGAGGTCGATCCGGTCGTCGCGTACCTCATAGCCCTCATCCTCACCATCGTTGCCGCTCCCGGCGAAACCGAACCACTCGTCCACCGGTTGGCGGAAGGCCTGATCGAAGGTCACCAGGCACCGCGAGCAACTCAGGTGCATGGTGCCCGACAGGGTCCCGCCCACCACGATGCCGTCGGTCACGCCGTCGGCGACGAGATCGAGTTCCACCACATCGGACTCGCCCAGCCAGCCCAGCGCCCCGCGCAGACCGGGGAGTGCCACGCCCCGGCGGATCACCTTCCTCCCGCCCGCGGGAACCCCGGGACGGGCGATCAGCTCCGAGACATCAACGACCAAGCCAGACATGTCGATCACAAACCTCCGCGCAATGATACCAGGCAGGTCCGGGCAGGCCCGGAGTTACCGGCGGCGGGCCCGCAGGTTCGGCGAGGTCCGGTTCGGATCCGATCCCACCCCGGGGAGCTCGCCGGACTCGTTGGGGTCCAGCGCTGCGATGGTCCCCGCCTCGAGGCGGCCCCGCAGGGATTCCCGGCCCCGGCCCACCGCGGTCAGCGTCTTCTGCAGCACGATCTCGAAGTTCGCCAGCTTGGCGTCGACGTAGTCCTCGGCCTCCATGCGGATCTCCCGGGCCCGGACCTTGGCATCCTCGATGATCCGGTCGGCCTCCCGGCTGGCCGCCGTCACGATCTCCGTCCGGGCGACCAGCTGCGCCCGCTCCGCCCGTGCGGCCCGCAGGATCGACTCCGCCTCCTCCCGGGTCTGGGCGATGGTGTCCTGCCGGTCGGCGACCACCCCCTGGGCCTGCCGGATGGCCTTGGGCAGGTTCAGGCGGACCGCTTCCAGGCGCTCGATCAGGTCCTTGCGGTTCACCATGGCGGAGGTCGAGAACGGGACGGGTTTGGCGGCGCGGATCTCGTCGATTACCGCCCCGAGATCCGTCGCCACATCAACCGAGGTGTCGCTCACGCGGTCCATCGTCCGGGAACCTTACCGCGCTTCAGCGGCCCTCACGCATCAATTGCCGTGCCATAACAGCGGGCCAATGCCCGGGCCACGCCCTCAGGCACGAAGCTGCTGACATCGCCGCCGTAGCGAGCAACCTCCTTGACCATGGAGGACGAGACGAAGCTCCACTGCGGGCTCGAGACCACGAACATGGTGTCCGCGGCGGGCAGCAGGGTGGCGTTGATCGTGGCCATCTGCAACTCGTACGGGGTGTCCGAGGTGTTCCGCAGCCCCTTGAGGATGACGCTGGCGCCCCGCTCCCGGACGAGGTTGACCAGCAGGCCCTCGTAGGCCTCGACAGACACTTTGGGCAGGTGCGCCAACGCCTCCTCCAGGAGGGCTACCCGCTCCTTGGGCTCCAGCAGGGACTGCTTGCCGGGGTTGCCCACCACCGCCACCAGCACCCGCTCGAAGTGGCGCGACGCCCGCTCGATGACGTCGACGTGGCCGTTGGTGGGCGGGTCGAAGGACCCGGGGCACACGGCGAGGGTCATGCGCTGACCGCCTCGGCGGCCCGGAGGAACACGAGGGCGGAATCCCCGTAGCGCCGGTGGTCCACCACCTGGAGCCCCGACCCATCGCCCACCGGCGCGGCGGCCGCCACTTCCACCACGACGAGCCCCCCCGGGGCGAGGTGCCCCCCGGCGGCGAGGGCCGCCACCACCGGGGCGGGGAACCCGGCGCTGTAGGGCGGGTCGAGCAGGACCAGGCCGTAGGTCGCCGGGGGCGGCGACACCGCGCTCGCCGGGCGGGCGGCGAACCGCTCCGCCGTCGTGTGCTCCACCCGGGCTCGGGCCTCCAGCCCGGTGGTGGCCAGGTTGGCGCGGATGGTGGCCACCGCCTGGCGGTCGCTGTCCACGAACACCGCGCGGGCGGCGCCCCGGGACAGCGCCTCGATGCCCAGAGCCCCGGTCCCGGCGTAGAGGTCGAGGACCGCCTTGCCGGCGATGCCCGGGCCGAGGGCGTTGAAGAGCGCCTCCCGGAGCCGGTCGGTCGTGGGCCGCAGCCCAGCCGCGCGCCCCGCACTGCGCGGGGCGGTGAGGCGCCGCCCTTTGGCCTCCCCCGCGATCACCCGCATGGCGCCAAGTCTACGGGCGGGGAGGCCGGAGTCCCCGCCACGCCCGAGGACCGCGTTCGCCCGCTCACCCCGGTCAGGACTGGAAGAGCCAGTCGAGGCGGTCGGCGTAGCGGCCCTCCATCTCCTGGCGGACCAGGGGGTGGCCACGCAGCTCGGGGTCGGCGTCGATCAGCTCGAACGCCTCCGCCCGGGCCTCGGCGAGGATCGCCCGGTCGCGGAGCAGGTCCGTGAGCCGCAGGTCGGAGAACCCGGCCTGGCGCTCGTCCAGGATGGTGCCCGATCCCCGGATCTCGAGGTCCTTCTCCGCCAGGTCGAAACCGTTGGTGGTGGATGCCACCGCCTCGAGGCGCAACTTGGCGGTGGTCCGCTCCTCCTCACCGGCCACCAGGCCCTCGCCCTCGGGCGGCGCCAGGGCGGCGCTCAGCAGGAGGCAGGTCCCCGGGTGGGCGCCCCGCCCGATGCGTCCCCGCAACTGGTGCAGCTGGGAGAGGCCGAAGCGGTCGGCGTCCTCGATGAGCATCACGGTGGCGTTGGGCACGTCGACGCCCACCTCCACCACCGTCGTCGAGATCAGCACGTCGATCTCCCCCGCCCGGAAGCGGGCCATGACGCCCTCCTTGGCGGCCGGGCGCATCCGCCCGTGCAGGAGGTCGACCCGGAGGTCGGGGAACACCTCGGTCGCCAACCGCTGCGCCTCGGCCTCGGCCGATTTCACCGCCAGCTTGTCGGACTCCGCCACCAGGGGCGTGATCACATAGGCCTGGCGGCCCTCTTTGACCTCCCTTCGCACCTGGTCATAGGCCGCCTGGCGCCCCACCTCATCGGTGACCACCCGGGTGGTCACCGGCCGCCGCCCCCGGGGCAGCTCGCCGAGCTCACTCACGTCGAGGTCGCCGAACAACGTCAGGGCGAGGGTCCGGGGGATGGGGGTGGCAGTCATGATCAGCAGGTCGGGGACCTCCCCCGAGGCCCGCTTGTCCCGCAGCACCATCCGCTGGTGGACACCGAAGCGGTGCTGCTCGTCGATGACCGCCAGGCCCAGGTTGGCGAAGGCGACGCCTTCCTCCAGCAGGGCGTGCGTCCCGACGATGATCGACGCCGACCCGTCGGCGATCCGGGCGAGCGCCGCCCGGCGCCGGGCGGCGGGCAGGCTGCCGGTGAGCAGCACCACCCCGGGACCACCGGGGGCGCCGAACAGGTCCAACTGCCCCTCTCCTTGCCCCTCTCCTTGCCCCTCTCCTTTCCCCTCTCCTTTCCGCTCGCCCTCGCCGGAGCCTGAGCCCGGGCGGATGCCGGCCAGCGGCCGGAGGAGGGCTGAGATGGTCAGGAAGTGCTGGCCGGCCAGGACCTCGGTCGGCGCCATGATGGCCGCCTGGTACCCGCCCTGGGCCGCGGCCAGAGCGGCATGGAGGGCAACGACGGTCTTGCCCGACCCCACGTCACCCTGCAGGAGGCGGTGCATGGGGGCAGGGGCGGCCAGATCCTGCGAGATCTCGGCGATCGCCACCCGCTGGGCGCCGGTCAGGCTGAACGGGAGGGCGTCGAGGAATGTCCTCGTCAGCTCCCCCTCGACCTGCTGGGCGATGCCGACCTCCTCGCTCTGGAGGCGCCGCTTGTGGTAGGCGAGCCCGCTCTGCAGGGTGAACAGCTCGTCGAAGACCAGACGGCGGCGGGCCTCCCACATCTGCGCCATCTCGGTCGGGAAGTGGTACGCCGACAGCGCCTGGGTCCGCTCCATCAGGCGCCGGCGCCGGCGCAGGTCGGCCGGGAGCGGGTCGGCCACCGGCGTGTAGTCGTCGAGGGCGGCGCGGATGATCCGGCGCAGCCACACGGTGGTGATGTCGGCGGTGGCCGGGTAGAGGGGCACGATCTTCACCGCCTCGTTGGCCTCGCTGATCACATCGACCATCGGGGCGTTCATCTGGCGGACACCCCGGAAGCTGGTCACCTTCCCCTTGGCGGCGATCCTGGTGCCCACCGCCAGCTGGCGGGCACGCCAGGGCTGGTTGAAGAACACCAGGGTGATGGTGGCCGCGCCATCGGAGAGGAGCACCTTCAGGGGCATCCGGCGTTTGGAGGGCGGCGGCGCCATGACCTTGCGCACGACGCCGATGACGGTGACCTCGTCGCCCAGGCCCAGCTCCCGG of the Actinomycetota bacterium genome contains:
- a CDS encoding 2,3-bisphosphoglycerate-independent phosphoglycerate mutase; this translates as MPELIPRLATAATTKIVLVVIDGLGGFRSDARGSELHAARTPNLDRLAAEGSSGLHTVIAPGVTAGSGAGHLALFGYDPLVYELGRGALSAAGVQFPLKAGDVAARVNLCTLDDAGIVIDRRAGRIATEENARLLARLREKLQAPEGVEVFLETERDHRALLVLRGPGLLPDLEDTDPQVTGVPPKDPTARSAEGEATAAVLRTLLAQVREILAGEPANFLLLRGFDTLRDLPLFPTRYRVRPQGIAVYPMYAGIARILGMDVAVAAGGLPEELDLLAAAWADHDFFYFHHKAADSAGEDGDFDRKAAAIEAVDAAIPAILDLGPDVICVTGDHATPSQLRAHSWHPVAVVMRGPRIAVDGVTAFDEEAARAGGLGHVLGKDLMALMLAGAGRLIKYGA
- a CDS encoding alpha/beta family hydrolase — protein: MSAGRLRLAAGPPAPDGLVSALVDRSAADAARLGVALAPGAGGDLQGAGLAALAGGLAARGYLALRFNLPYREAGRATPPAAERSVDGYRAAIEDARRQVLAGPWVVGGKSYGGRVASLAVAGGLEAAGLVFYGYPLHAPGREESVRVAHWPSIRVPCLFLEGTADPFCNLELLRRHLPALGAPATLHVVEGGDHSLGVSAARSPDGKAAAAPEVMAGLAAVVVEWLATLRT
- the mutM gene encoding bifunctional DNA-formamidopyrimidine glycosylase/DNA-(apurinic or apyrimidinic site) lyase; this encodes MPELPEVEVIRRDLAGVLPGATIAAGEVLDSPNARRVLRRHPFPHELAAGLSGATVESVDRHGKYLIVRLDRPYALVVHLGMSGRLLVAGAADPLAPHTHVVLSLADGQEVRYVDPRTFGELFLTDVAPDGLVPALGALGPDALDALPGPAAFAGLLTGRRTPVKARLMDQRVIAGLGNIYSDEALFRARVRPLRLSGEVTRAESDRLRRSIHPVLQAAIDHRGTSTDDEQYRDAYGLIGDNRRYLMVYGREGEPCARCGTPIVRARWTNRSTHFCPSCQK
- the rnc gene encoding ribonuclease III, whose amino-acid sequence is MSLAHDGDARSLEDRLGLRFRDPALLRDSLTHRSYAFEHGGVTNNERLEFLGDAVLGLVVTDIIFTQFPHLPEGEMAKLRAATVNMVILADIARELGLGEHLYLGRGEELSSGRDKSSILADALEALIGAVYLDQGIEGTRRVITALVGEYIRTHVEQGLVRDYKTSLQERSARSWGHVPEYRITSSGPDHAKHFEAKVFLHGELQGVGRGRSKKEAEQAAAQQALAALAAASAQQEAERALDQAARAAGLES
- the rpmF gene encoding 50S ribosomal protein L32: MPLPKRKKSRSTTRSRRATWKLAVPGKSSCPQCHAPKMPHRVCGRCGYYAGREVVEIE
- a CDS encoding DUF177 domain-containing protein, which gives rise to MSGLVVDVSELIARPGVPAGGRKVIRRGVALPGLRGALGWLGESDVVELDLVADGVTDGIVVGGTLSGTMHLSCSRCLVTFDQAFRQPVDEWFGFAGSGNDGEDEGYEVRDDRIDLEPLVRDVIVLAIPTRPLHDEACQGLCPTCGGDRNVVDCGHSQKLEDLRWAPLDALRALGELGMERSS
- the coaD gene encoding pantetheine-phosphate adenylyltransferase, whose product is MTLAVCPGSFDPPTNGHVDVIERASRHFERVLVAVVGNPGKQSLLEPKERVALLEEALAHLPKVSVEAYEGLLVNLVRERGASVILKGLRNTSDTPYELQMATINATLLPAADTMFVVSSPQWSFVSSSMVKEVARYGGDVSSFVPEGVARALARCYGTAIDA
- the rsmD gene encoding 16S rRNA (guanine(966)-N(2))-methyltransferase RsmD gives rise to the protein MATPWSARRWRAATPTASTGSSSPDRGERANAVLGRGGDSGLPARRLGAMRVIAGEAKGRRLTAPRSAGRAAGLRPTTDRLREALFNALGPGIAGKAVLDLYAGTGALGIEALSRGAARAVFVDSDRQAVATIRANLATTGLEARARVEHTTAERFAARPASAVSPPPATYGLVLLDPPYSAGFPAPVVAALAAGGHLAPGGLVVVEVAAAAPVGDGSGLQVVDHRRYGDSALVFLRAAEAVSA
- the recG gene encoding ATP-dependent DNA helicase RecG, which codes for MSEGDHAEPLLLYAPPRGQVAVRFVRGVGPKHAETLADSRFQIRSVQDLLQHYPRRHLDFSEMKAIRELGLGDEVTVIGVVRKVMAPPPSKRRMPLKVLLSDGAATITLVFFNQPWRARQLAVGTRIAAKGKVTSFRGVRQMNAPMVDVISEANEAVKIVPLYPATADITTVWLRRIIRAALDDYTPVADPLPADLRRRRRLMERTQALSAYHFPTEMAQMWEARRRLVFDELFTLQSGLAYHKRRLQSEEVGIAQQVEGELTRTFLDALPFSLTGAQRVAIAEISQDLAAPAPMHRLLQGDVGSGKTVVALHAALAAAQGGYQAAIMAPTEVLAGQHFLTISALLRPLAGIRPGSGSGEGERKGEGKGEGQGEGQGEGQLDLFGAPGGPGVVLLTGSLPAARRRAALARIADGSASIIVGTHALLEEGVAFANLGLAVIDEQHRFGVHQRMVLRDKRASGEVPDLLIMTATPIPRTLALTLFGDLDVSELGELPRGRRPVTTRVVTDEVGRQAAYDQVRREVKEGRQAYVITPLVAESDKLAVKSAEAEAQRLATEVFPDLRVDLLHGRMRPAAKEGVMARFRAGEIDVLISTTVVEVGVDVPNATVMLIEDADRFGLSQLHQLRGRIGRGAHPGTCLLLSAALAPPEGEGLVAGEEERTTAKLRLEAVASTTNGFDLAEKDLEIRGSGTILDERQAGFSDLRLTDLLRDRAILAEARAEAFELIDADPELRGHPLVRQEMEGRYADRLDWLFQS